From the genome of Xyrauchen texanus isolate HMW12.3.18 chromosome 7, RBS_HiC_50CHRs, whole genome shotgun sequence:
GTGTGAGGTATCCGTGCTGGGCTGCGGGCTATGAGACAGTGAGGGGAACACGGGGGAATCCGGTTTCATCCCATGATACACAGAATCCCAATCAGAATGGGCTCAGTTCAATTACACCCTGACCACTCGCCGTTACTTGCCAATCCCAGGCATCGCTATGGCACCATGAGCATGGTAAGAGAATAGCGTTACCGCACATCTCCTATCCCGCCCTCAGTTGGTTCTGTCCAGGGCCAATCCCCTGTGGGTCCTGAACGTATAGCATGATATTGACAGCCTGTTCTCCTCTGGAAGTCAAACACACCATCTGGATCATTCTCTTCCTCAACCTCTGTTCGTCTTCTGAGCTGGGAAAGTCATACTGATTGAGGTCTTTAGTGTTAAAAACTACCAGGCCTGAGCAAGCAGAGCCTGTCAAGGGCaactgactctaccctccctagcaaccgggcaaatttggttgcttgggagacctggctggagtcactcagcacacccaggattcgaacttgtgactgtGGTAGTCAATAATCGCttggctacccaggcccccgatttttgcttttttaatgaaaaggacgGATGAGCCTAACTTAGTTTTTGTGGTCATcagcattttgccacaaatgctgtcaattaatcttaacatgtattgaacccagaaagttccttaaaaatatattattgttccTAATGATTGTTTATCCAGTTTTTCATCCAGTTAGTTACCTAATGGGCTTCCTTGAGGTCAATAACAAAACTCTGTTTGTCAAGCTAATTCATGGGAAATATTTTGCCTAATAAAATTTTCCCAGCATACTTTACAGCATTTGTTTCTTCATCCTAGCCGAGGGGGCTTTGCTGAAGCTGACCCAGGGACTCAAAGATGAATCTATGGCCTACATTTACCACTGCCAAAATCACTACTTCTGTCCTGTGGGCTATGAAGCTACACCACTAAAAGCAGCCAAAGCATACAGGTATAGCGTTATATGTCTAGTTAgtaatcctaaccctaatccaCTTTCAATTCTTTAAGATGACAAAGTTTTAAGACAGACTGAAATAATGCATTACGGTATGAAAAGCTATAATACTGTAGAAGAATGCTATTAACCTCTACTAATTTGTACCAACCCTTTCTctaattaaactttttttcacAGGGGGCCATTGCCTCTTAATGAGATGGAGCACTGGATTCTCATTGGCGAATCAAGCAGAAAACACCCTGCAATCCACTGTAAAAAGTATGGttaattttattcaatttaaGTTCTTCGTGTAtttataaatgtgtctttcacatTCTGATTAGGTTCCAATTTAATTAGGTGGGCTGACATTGTGACAGATCTGAACACTCAGAACCCAGAATATTTTGACATTCGCCATATAGAGAGAGGCATTCAGTATCGTAAAACCAAGAAGGTAAGAGAATTAGGCACTCACTATGGTGACGGTACTTCTACAAAAATTTCAATATTACATAttggggccttggtagctcagcgagtattgacgctgactaccacccctggagtcttaagttcgaatccagggtgtgatgagtgactccagccaggtctcctaagcaaccaaattggcccggttgctagggagattagagtcacatggggtaacctcctcgtggtcacaattagtggttctcactttcAATGAGGCGAatggtaatttgtgcatggattgcggagagtagaatgagcctccacatgtggagtctccacagtgtcaagcacaacaagccacgtgataagatgcatggattgacagtctaaGAAACGGAGACTTGTTCTCCACCACatggattgagatgagtaaccgcaccaccacgaggacctactaagtagtgggaactgggcattccaaattgggagaaaaggggattaataataaatattacatagatttatgttttttgtctaatatatacacatatatatatctatatatctatatctatatatatatatagatatagatatatataatgcTGCTTTGGAAAACATATTGTGGATAAAGTATCAACAAGTAAATTGTGCAATGGCCCATGTCACATTTCCAGGCTTGGAATGCAGAAATAAACTGTGGTAGGGTCAACTTTTATAGAGGTACAGCACATGGGAAACAATAGCATATATTATTTTGGATTCCAATTTGCTCTAATATATGCCCTTTTTAATTCCTTATATGTTTATAGGTAGGGGGGAATCTGCATTGCATCATGGCCTTCCAGAGAGTGAACTGGCAAAAGTTGGGACCATGGGCACTGAATCTGGAAAACCTGAGGCATGATCTCCACCATCAGTCTTCAGAACACAGAGGTCAAGCAGAATCAGAGGACAGTTCTGAAGAGAGAGCAGTGAAACGCCTGGGCCGTTCCATCAGTACTGGGATCCAGAAGTCAGAAAATGCCTGGAAGCGTTTGTCCAACACATCTGAGTACAGGCACAGAGGCTCTCCAGACAGTGACTTAGATGAAGATGTCCAACCCTCCTGATGAAGAGCTAATTGggttttctgtcatttttaataaacatatgtAAGCATAATTAGATATGTTACATTAGATTACACTACAGGCAAAATATGTGGTGTAGTGGTTGACTACTGGCTTGATTTCCATACGCCATTGTGCAcatgagcaaggtacttaacacCAGGTTGTTAAAGGTGACATTCTAGGTCAGCATCAAGAAAATGTCTTggaaacaaattctgtctgcctaaGTCTTATGGCGATAAAGGTTGATTTTATTCTATTCAATCCAAAAATACTACCCAATGACTCTTCAAGAAGAGATTAAGACACTTTCGATTGGTCAAAATGCTGCTTTGGAAAACATATTGTGGATAAAAGTATCAACAAGTAAATTGTGCAATGGACCCTTGTCACATTTCCAGGCTTGGAATGCAGAAATAAACTAGTAGAGTAAACTTTTATAGAGGTACAGCACAGGGGAAACAATAGTATAGGTTATTTTGGATCCCAATTTTCTCTACTATAACATTTCTACAGTTTTTCAAAAGAGGGAGAAAAATATAGAGAGATGGATTATGGCTGTCAGATGAGACAAAGAAGCCAAATTTACTATTACCGCCTTAGCTGCTCTATTTGAAACcccatcacagcagtgctgagtatttttttttattaatgccagggtaatataatacaaagaataatgttataaaatgacattaaatatttaaaaacttaaaaatataaaaagtatacTAGATTTGCTCTGCTAATTAAAGCAGAAATGCTTCATCACAATTTGTGAAAAGTGCCCAATAAAGGTGCTGtaatctatttttttttcatggaaaggtatgccatttttattttttttattattcattttatttttccaaaatgtgtttGTGACCAGTCTTTGTGACTGCTCTAGACTCTATAAACGgcaaaaaaaatgtgtcaactggctctgacactttctgcctgtctgaccattttgcatgttctcaaagtattgtagttgcagcgaattgaggcttaatgccatttatATGTCATGCTGTTTATAACAGCTGTCAGTTGGCACCaatttgctgctgttgtttttgagaactgtttctgctcaatgtcagtctcaataaaattaatttgttatCTTTGAAGtgctgggttttggaaagagggggcatggctaatccagCGGTTTAGCTAGcggaaattctagaatggctaaaatcacttacagcaccaaGATCATAAAGTGAATATTTCAATACATTTCAGTCATAATATGCTTCTTGGTGAACTTACTAGATAATTGGAACACATGGCCTGTTCAACGAGTGGATGATTTACATAAAGTGCATACAAAACACTTGTAACACTACATAGAAGACTGTTATTTATCAATATAGCTTATATTATTGTATGAATAAAAATGGCTTAGTTACAAGTTACAAATTAGTACAAAGTCATGAAGTTATGAAACAGAACTAAGTCAAAGTTATCAGAGCAGAGGATATTAGGTGAGcatttaaacatttcatttcaGACTGCTGGATCATATTCACAATGCTTTCTTATTGTAAATATTACGTTTTTAATGAAATGCTGTAGCTAAGACTGCATGACTGCTTCCATGTTATGTGCATTACAATTTGTGTTCTACCTTTAACACAGCAACATCCAATGTATGATGTTCCATGTCTAATTACAAATCCCATACTTGTGAGTACTGTGTTTGgatttttatttatgaataaaacatttatacaccTTCTTACACATCAGTGCATTATTTCAGAAACAACTAGATGTGAATAAAGTCATGCCGTTTCATGAATCATGGTTTCACATATAATAGTTGTTTCAGCTCAGTTATATCAGCAGGACTAACACGGCAGCAGCCACCTGTTGAGAGAAAGTATCCGGTGAGTCAGTACTACAGGAAAGAACAACGAGTCATTGCTTGTGCTTGCATTAGATCttatttacagtttaaaaaatacTTACCAATCCACAAAGCCCCTTGTTCTTTCCAGTCAATGCTTAATTTGGCAAATGATGTCCTTTTCTCCATTTTCCATCTGCAATAGTTTTGGAACAACCATGTGaacaacagaacaaaaacaatatGGTGTCAATTATAAACTAATTCAGAAGTAATATATGGCAATTCTGAGTCATGAGCCACTGATTAACCTCACCCTGTCTGGAGATCCCAGCCCTCTCCACTATTAGGGTAGACTACCCAGCTCAAATCTGCTTTCTTGTGTGATTTAGCTGATTCTAGAAGAGGTGTGACCAGATGAGGAGGACAACAGTTCACCCCTACAGCAACCAGCTGTGTGGACTTACAAGCCACCTGAACTGCTTCAGAAAATCTTCTCCCACTTGAAATATTATGACTATCCTGAAACAGATCTAGCATTAATACCAAGTCTAGCACACTTTAATTAGTTTGAGACACTGTTGCAAGTGTGTGCTATTTGCATTAAATGTGTCTTTGCAATCAAAAAATATAATGGGGGATCCATTTTTATCAGTCACCTTACAGGAAAAGGAAAGCAAGGCTTTAGTTTCAGGAAATTCTTTGAGTACTTCCACCAAAGCCTCAGCCTCTTTGAGACCTGGAATGGTCTCCATGGCAACAAGATCAGCTCCAGCCTTTACTAAGCACTGGATCTGTGGACGATGCCAGTCTTTCAACTCCTAAGACAAAGGATGGAAAACATGCACTTGAAAACATCAAAGTATtggcttccagtgtagacagataAAGTCATCCTGCTTTACCTCCATTGTCATCCTGTCCTCATAGGCCCCTGTATACTCAGACCCATCATGTAGGAATGCCCCATATGGACCCACTGAACCTGCAACCAAAGGCTCTCTTCTGTCTTCTAGGGGAAGTATTCATTTTAGATAAATATGTCTTGTGTTTGGATCCTTAATGACATTTTAATCTCCATGTATGAATATGCAAGTAACCTAAATTAATGAGTTATAGCACTTTGTAAATTGCCTCAAGGAACTAGATAAAACTTATGGTTCAGTACAACTTAGACATACACACACCTGATACGGATGTGTGAGACTTGAACTCCTGCACTGTCTCTTTTGCCAGTTGAACCCCTGACATGATCAGCTGCTGTGCCTCCTCAGGCCGGAGACCAAGATGTTTCACAAATCCCTCAATGCTGGCCTGATATGTGGCTGTTGTTATAACATCAGAACCACTTTGAAGAAATCTATTGAAAGAATATAATTGTActattagaataaaaaaaaaaaatctgaaatcaataatctaatctaatatttTTTCTGATAGGGGTgggaaaaatatagattttccgatgcatagcgatcttcatttgaacaatctcgatattgattcttaaatcccaagatcgatcatTCAGTCTATGTGCAACACataggaaatcactcgcattagCAACCAAATATTTTAGAtttagaaatattatttaacaataaTATTTAGATTTCACTCATCAGTAATGAGATACTTTCACTGTGTGCTGAGAGTAAatgtttttctgtgtaatgtgtgtccaaagacgagatctatGTGGTACATTTCTCACTGAACAATGtttctttctgttctctacagtcagttgttgattaaaaataaataaacatttaaatcgaATCATCCatggcacagatgagataaagccttTCAAGTTCTCTCTTGTTAACATGCGCTCATCCACAGATGCTCTTAACAGAAATGCTGCTTTTGTTAAAGAGACCGTACAGATTTCAACAGGTGTTCAACTAAAAAAATGtcaatacttgtaaatagtacaaattatgcaattaaacaataaacatgtaacacaaaataacaaaataataaaaataaaagcccaaatgtgacaaattatgaaaaatgtataaaatgtaacttgtaaaattaacattttcataaCATACATAGTTAGGAGGTCCCCTGTatgattaacagcattagctgtgaGATAAAGGGAGATtagaactgaaatatacccatatgaatcgatattgtaTCGAAATTTCatcgaattgagagcttgtgaatatatatatcgatacccagccctagtttctGACAGAGGCACTGCAGTAAGTAGCAACATTTGTTTTGATCAACAGAAGAATTTTAGTTAAAATATAGGTATAAGTACATCTAAGTTTTTACCATTTAAATTTTGGCTGACTAATGATTTTTACAATTACAAATATTTCAAGTCAATATGAaaattgcatatactgtataattgtaCAAGAAATAGACTTGGATGAGGCATATTAATAGTTTTTATTGCTAAATCTAGTTATAAAACTATACAATATCTTTTTCAATAGTTTATAGTTTTAGATGAGGTAGCCCTATTGTATGTCTAACTGCTAAAGACATGCATTACCTGGAATGTGCATCCTTAATGGCCTTTGGGTTTGTATGAAGGAGTCTTGCACTCCACAGTGGATCTCCCTACAAACATAATATATGCATGATAAAATTAGTGATTCttgtataaaa
Proteins encoded in this window:
- the zgc:172121 gene encoding homocysteine S-methyltransferase YbgG isoform X1, which translates into the protein MLYWHAPYSFKMNRSPFILDGGLATELEASGFQIQGDPLWSARLLHTNPKAIKDAHSRFLQSGSDVITTATYQASIEGFVKHLGLRPEEAQQLIMSGVQLAKETVQEFKSHTSVSEDRREPLVAGSVGPYGAFLHDGSEYTGAYEDRMTMEELKDWHRPQIQCLVKAGADLVAMETIPGLKEAEALVEVLKEFPETKALLSFSCKDSHNISSGRRFSEAVQVACKSTQLVAVGVNCCPPHLVTPLLESAKSHKKADLSWVVYPNSGEGWDLQTGWKMEKRTSFAKLSIDWKEQGALWIGGCCRVSPADITELKQLLYVKP
- the zgc:172121 gene encoding homocysteine S-methyltransferase YbgG isoform X2, yielding MLYWHAPYSFKMNRSPFILDGGLATELEASGFQIQGDPLWSARLLHTNPKAIKDAHSRFLQSGSDVITTATYQASIEGFVKHLGLRPEEAQQLIMSGVQLAKETVQEFKSHTSVSDRREPLVAGSVGPYGAFLHDGSEYTGAYEDRMTMEELKDWHRPQIQCLVKAGADLVAMETIPGLKEAEALVEVLKEFPETKALLSFSCKDSHNISSGRRFSEAVQVACKSTQLVAVGVNCCPPHLVTPLLESAKSHKKADLSWVVYPNSGEGWDLQTGWKMEKRTSFAKLSIDWKEQGALWIGGCCRVSPADITELKQLLYVKP